One Spartobacteria bacterium genomic region harbors:
- the argH gene encoding argininosuccinate lyase: MESIFYEERKDELMTRDNAAGQQKKTTVGTIDDEVLTFTAGKDVELDYALIDADCIGSAAHVSMLSRMDVQPNLFSAEERDAVVGELVQIMHDARQGAFEIMVEDQDVHLAIERRLTERLGDMGKRVHTGRSRNDQVAVALRIYAKEQIMQAIGECISLAQALLQLAERYEMVPMVGRTHFQHAMPSSVGLWAASHAESLMNDAECLRHAAEQNDQCPLGAAASYGVPLPLDREWVADALGFGRLCHTVLFAINARGKNESIILSALNQVMISLSRLSEDLIVFSLPEFAYFSLPKEYCTGSSIMPQKQNPDVLELIRAKSSRVMADMNAVSGIIRSMISGYNRDLQETKEPLMNGINTTRTSMRIMRRMIQGLEVNEAALINSFLPEDYATDKALELVAGGMTFRDAYHYMKAHMDELESMDPHEVIRKKKSTGATGNLGLELLEKRCDDLQQWADQVRTRYQTAWSVLLGVSYPQAFK; this comes from the coding sequence ATGGAATCGATTTTTTATGAAGAAAGAAAGGATGAGCTCATGACGAGGGACAACGCCGCCGGCCAGCAGAAAAAAACCACGGTGGGAACCATTGATGACGAAGTATTGACTTTTACGGCGGGCAAAGACGTAGAGCTGGATTATGCATTGATCGATGCGGACTGCATTGGCAGTGCCGCCCATGTGAGCATGCTTTCCCGAATGGATGTACAGCCGAATTTATTTTCTGCAGAAGAACGCGATGCTGTGGTGGGGGAACTGGTTCAAATTATGCACGATGCCCGTCAGGGTGCGTTTGAAATCATGGTAGAAGATCAGGATGTGCATCTGGCCATTGAACGTCGTTTGACGGAACGTCTGGGAGATATGGGGAAGAGGGTGCATACCGGACGCAGTCGCAACGATCAGGTGGCGGTGGCCTTACGGATTTATGCGAAAGAGCAGATTATGCAGGCCATCGGGGAATGTATATCGCTGGCTCAGGCGTTGCTGCAGCTGGCTGAGCGGTACGAGATGGTTCCCATGGTCGGACGGACACATTTTCAGCATGCCATGCCCAGTTCGGTGGGACTGTGGGCCGCGTCTCATGCGGAAAGTCTGATGAATGATGCGGAATGCCTGCGTCATGCGGCGGAACAGAATGATCAATGTCCTCTAGGGGCGGCGGCCAGCTACGGAGTTCCGTTGCCGCTGGATCGTGAATGGGTGGCCGACGCGCTGGGGTTTGGCCGGTTATGTCATACCGTATTGTTTGCCATTAATGCCCGGGGCAAGAATGAATCGATTATCCTTTCCGCATTAAATCAGGTGATGATCAGTCTTTCGCGCTTGTCCGAAGATTTGATTGTGTTTTCACTGCCGGAATTCGCCTATTTCTCCCTGCCCAAGGAATACTGTACGGGCAGCAGTATCATGCCGCAGAAGCAGAATCCGGATGTGCTGGAACTGATTCGCGCCAAATCGTCGCGGGTCATGGCGGATATGAATGCGGTGAGCGGGATTATCCGCAGTATGATTTCGGGCTATAATCGGGACTTGCAGGAAACCAAAGAGCCGCTCATGAACGGCATCAATACGACGCGCACCTCTATGCGTATCATGCGCCGGATGATCCAGGGATTAGAAGTGAATGAAGCGGCCCTGATCAACTCGTTTCTGCCCGAGGATTATGCAACAGACAAAGCATTGGAGCTGGTGGCCGGCGGGATGACCTTCCGCGATGCTTACCACTACATGAAAGCGCATATGGACGAACTGGAATCCATGGATCCCCATGAAGTGATCCGCAAGAAAAAGAGCACCGGTGCTACAGGTAATTTAGGATTAGAACTGCTGGAAAAACGTTGCGACGATCTGCAGCAGTGGGCTGATCAGGTGCGTACCCGTTATCAGACGGCATGGTCAGTGTTGCTGGGCGTGTCCTATCCACAGGCATTTAAATAG
- the metG gene encoding methionine--tRNA ligase, with protein sequence MEKNSFYVTTPIYYVNDKPHIGHSYTTVLADVLARYHRMLQHPTFFLTGTDEHGQKVEKAAKLANMTAQEQADTTVVRFTELWNRLDITYDDFIRTTEERHKKVVQSILQDLYDRGEIYRDEYDGWYCTPCERFFTEKDLEDGCCPECKREVEQIREANYFFRMSRYQEWLIAYIEGHPDFIQPSFRRNETLGFLRRPLNDLCISRPKSRLSWGIELPFDKDFVTYVWFDALVNYISAVGYDSDDDQFKKWWPASIHLIGKDILTTHTVYWPTMLKAIGLPMPRTVFAHGWWMSGESKMSKSLGNVVNPMDMIDLHGVDAFRYFLSAEMTLGQDASFTQESFTKRYNSDLANDFGNLVSRLSKMVNTYCDGMMPDGAGSGPAGEDEQEVWDAAQLAVREMESGVQEMRMDSGIGSVLAAVRAINRYLEKRQPWTQAKAEDKQPLIITLYTAWECLRVASALLSPVMPEKMATVRRALNLKSVDPDFSKISQWGLLPANVKLGDVGVLFPRIVTTAKKEDKSAAPAKKKNKPVEAKKDVPEGVKLITYDDFSEIKLKTARILEAEKVEGADKLLKLQIEVGEEKRQLVAGIAKFYQPQDLIGKMIVIVANLKPARIRGVESQGMLLAANTAEGLSLITVDGDQVVSGAEVR encoded by the coding sequence ATGGAAAAGAATTCATTTTATGTAACCACTCCCATTTATTATGTGAATGACAAACCGCATATCGGTCATTCCTACACGACGGTGCTGGCCGATGTTCTGGCGCGGTATCATCGCATGCTGCAGCATCCTACCTTTTTCCTGACGGGAACCGATGAGCATGGACAGAAGGTGGAGAAAGCCGCAAAACTGGCCAATATGACGGCACAGGAACAGGCGGATACCACGGTGGTGCGTTTTACGGAGCTGTGGAATCGTCTGGATATCACCTATGATGATTTTATTCGTACCACGGAAGAGCGACACAAAAAAGTGGTGCAGTCCATTTTGCAGGATCTATATGACCGTGGTGAGATTTATCGTGATGAATATGATGGATGGTATTGCACGCCCTGCGAACGGTTCTTCACGGAGAAGGATCTGGAGGACGGCTGCTGTCCGGAATGTAAACGTGAAGTGGAACAGATTCGCGAGGCCAATTATTTCTTCCGGATGAGTCGGTATCAGGAATGGCTGATTGCGTATATCGAAGGGCATCCCGATTTCATTCAGCCGTCTTTTCGTCGGAACGAAACATTGGGATTTCTACGCAGGCCGTTGAACGATTTATGCATATCGCGTCCGAAAAGCCGGCTAAGCTGGGGCATCGAGCTGCCATTTGACAAAGACTTTGTCACCTATGTCTGGTTTGATGCGCTGGTGAACTATATCAGTGCCGTGGGATACGATTCCGATGATGACCAATTTAAAAAATGGTGGCCGGCCAGCATTCATTTAATTGGAAAAGATATTCTGACCACCCATACCGTGTATTGGCCCACGATGTTGAAAGCGATCGGGCTGCCTATGCCCAGGACTGTTTTTGCCCATGGCTGGTGGATGTCGGGTGAAAGCAAAATGAGCAAATCGTTGGGAAATGTGGTTAATCCCATGGATATGATTGATTTACATGGGGTGGACGCCTTCCGCTATTTTTTGTCGGCAGAAATGACATTGGGACAGGATGCCAGTTTTACGCAGGAATCGTTTACAAAGCGCTATAACTCTGATTTAGCCAATGATTTCGGCAATCTGGTGAGTCGCCTGTCGAAAATGGTGAATACCTACTGTGACGGCATGATGCCCGATGGTGCGGGGTCAGGACCTGCCGGAGAAGATGAGCAGGAAGTATGGGATGCCGCGCAGCTGGCTGTACGCGAAATGGAAAGCGGGGTACAGGAGATGCGCATGGACAGCGGCATTGGCTCCGTATTGGCCGCCGTGCGTGCGATCAACCGGTATCTGGAAAAACGGCAGCCATGGACGCAGGCCAAAGCGGAAGACAAACAGCCATTGATAATAACGCTGTACACGGCATGGGAATGCCTTCGCGTTGCTTCGGCGTTGCTGTCGCCGGTGATGCCTGAAAAAATGGCGACGGTGCGTCGGGCGCTTAATCTTAAATCAGTGGATCCCGATTTCTCAAAAATATCTCAGTGGGGTTTGTTGCCGGCCAACGTCAAACTGGGCGATGTCGGTGTTTTGTTCCCCCGCATTGTGACGACAGCAAAAAAGGAAGATAAGAGCGCGGCACCCGCTAAGAAAAAGAATAAACCGGTCGAGGCGAAGAAAGATGTTCCTGAAGGGGTAAAACTGATCACCTATGATGATTTTTCTGAGATAAAACTGAAAACGGCCCGCATTTTAGAAGCCGAAAAGGTGGAGGGTGCGGACAAGCTGCTGAAACTGCAGATCGAGGTTGGTGAGGAAAAACGCCAGCTGGTGGCGGGCATTGCAAAATTTTATCAGCCGCAGGATCTGATCGGTAAAATGATTGTGATCGTGGCGAATCTGAAGCCGGCACGTATTCGCGGGGTGGAATCGCAAGGCATGTTGCTGGCGGCCAATACGGCCGAGGGGTTGAGTCTGATTACCGTTGATGGCGATCAGGTTGTTTCGGGTGCGGAAGTGCGATAA
- a CDS encoding FAD-binding oxidoreductase: protein MRILDLTLQPDVGEDYLHDESRLYGTAKKVYFPESEADICAFMQGGAKAVTVQGARTGIAGACVPQGGDVLSFDHMKRVRGMRKTSRGYVLRVQPGLRLCVLREQLEAKAFDESEWDEESLAVLSQWKKEPGKWFFPPDPTEDTASIGGMTACNASGACSFLYGPMRSHVEGLRVVLSDGDVLSLARGDCMAEGRTFALKTEGGALVQGMLPTSFSAPGMKCTAGYFVNDSMDLLDLFIGSEGTLGVFSEMDIVLQPNPGVVCGVLCELPDVSAVPVFVQSLRECASLKPLVAAIEYFDEKSIALLRERQAAGLYQELAIPKGEGVSAIYCEIHAQNDARCMDAVEVLCDLLESAGGNSEKAWFADTALDMHRMKIFRHAVPESVNALVAEKRKTCSIIKKLGTDMVVSDTHLDEVLRMYGDGLHAMQIDYVIFGHIGNNHLHVNMLPDTAESYDLGQTLYGVWADQIVEWGGVVAGEHGIGKLKTVFLEKMIGSSGVAEMKRLKALFDPEMRLSKGNLFVVAPSAR, encoded by the coding sequence ATGCGTATCTTGGATCTAACACTGCAACCAGATGTCGGAGAGGATTATCTGCACGATGAATCACGTCTCTATGGCACAGCAAAAAAGGTTTATTTCCCCGAGTCGGAAGCGGATATTTGTGCGTTCATGCAGGGCGGCGCAAAGGCTGTAACCGTTCAGGGTGCACGAACAGGCATTGCTGGTGCCTGTGTCCCGCAGGGTGGCGATGTACTGTCATTCGATCATATGAAGCGCGTCAGGGGGATGCGTAAAACATCGCGAGGCTACGTGTTGCGTGTTCAGCCCGGACTTCGATTGTGCGTATTGCGGGAGCAGCTGGAAGCGAAGGCGTTCGATGAATCGGAATGGGATGAAGAATCACTGGCTGTATTGTCGCAATGGAAGAAAGAACCCGGAAAGTGGTTTTTTCCGCCGGATCCCACGGAGGATACCGCATCTATTGGCGGCATGACTGCATGTAATGCATCTGGAGCCTGTTCTTTTTTGTATGGGCCCATGAGGTCGCATGTTGAGGGGCTTCGCGTGGTGCTGTCCGACGGGGATGTCCTATCGCTCGCCCGCGGGGATTGCATGGCCGAAGGACGAACCTTTGCACTGAAAACAGAAGGAGGAGCCCTTGTTCAGGGCATGTTGCCGACCTCTTTCTCTGCACCGGGTATGAAATGCACCGCAGGGTATTTTGTCAATGACTCCATGGATCTGCTGGATTTGTTTATTGGGTCGGAAGGCACACTCGGTGTGTTTTCTGAAATGGACATTGTCTTACAACCCAACCCCGGTGTCGTCTGCGGAGTACTGTGTGAATTGCCTGACGTTTCGGCGGTTCCGGTATTTGTGCAGTCGCTGCGCGAATGCGCTTCTCTCAAGCCCCTTGTGGCGGCTATTGAATATTTTGACGAAAAATCTATCGCGCTGCTGCGGGAGCGGCAGGCCGCCGGCTTGTATCAGGAGTTGGCCATTCCAAAAGGAGAGGGCGTGTCTGCAATCTATTGTGAAATACACGCTCAAAATGATGCCAGATGCATGGATGCCGTGGAAGTGCTGTGCGACCTGCTGGAGAGTGCCGGCGGAAACAGCGAAAAAGCATGGTTTGCCGATACGGCGCTGGATATGCACCGTATGAAGATTTTTAGACATGCGGTTCCTGAGTCTGTAAACGCACTGGTCGCTGAAAAGCGCAAAACGTGTTCGATCATAAAGAAGCTGGGTACCGATATGGTGGTCTCTGACACGCATTTGGATGAGGTTCTCAGAATGTACGGGGATGGATTGCATGCGATGCAGATTGACTACGTCATTTTTGGTCATATTGGGAATAATCACTTGCATGTCAATATGTTGCCGGATACAGCGGAAAGCTATGATCTGGGACAGACGCTGTACGGAGTCTGGGCTGATCAGATTGTAGAATGGGGCGGTGTTGTTGCCGGTGAACATGGTATAGGCAAGCTCAAAACGGTGTTCCTTGAGAAAATGATTGGATCATCGGGCGTGGCTGAAATGAAACGTTTAAAAGCCCTGTTTGACCCGGAGATGCGGCTGTCTAAAGGAAATTTGTTTGTGGTTGCGCCATCTGCCCGATGA
- a CDS encoding tetratricopeptide repeat protein: protein MVKGTGHSLQNRFFDRFATSLLMLALGSEAFADAMPFELDQRGHETEMQRHAPEILRIGGAYIDPLQSTLSAPKYYRRMTLMPADMKQKADVLRKYHTDQLAWITEEFVDEGNWDKANEIIQKAIYLLPSDEALNVRAGYINLKRGRYKQAARHFERALWAQPRNPAYLTGWADAQMWMGNYTDAEAALDKALSRSHYFAASYHQTVLYIMMNETDKTSWDSWSNAQLIQIQDYIHWLIDNKPAIDSLMSETQFSQCIKEPLNIKGGWTELEALNNQLITMTEAYRNQDWTKAMRAAAQLIRSRFNNIWPYMILAEASFNEGNIKRSTIVLQAARKHFPTSYQVWFNSALFALKTEDYEGASIHLRNALRLEPGKGDAMFALCCAYAGMGQDQAAWPLIRQLAVNQPKELIRWLEGNEPYLTIIKSRPWFRNISFLIKQDN, encoded by the coding sequence ATGGTAAAGGGCACTGGACATTCATTGCAGAACCGTTTTTTCGACCGTTTCGCCACGAGCCTGCTCATGCTTGCCCTGGGCAGCGAGGCCTTTGCCGATGCGATGCCCTTTGAACTGGATCAACGCGGACACGAAACAGAAATGCAGCGCCATGCACCCGAAATACTACGCATTGGAGGGGCCTATATTGATCCGCTTCAAAGCACGTTGAGCGCACCAAAATATTATCGCCGCATGACCCTGATGCCAGCAGATATGAAACAAAAAGCCGACGTCCTGCGAAAATATCACACGGATCAATTAGCTTGGATCACAGAAGAATTCGTTGATGAGGGAAACTGGGACAAGGCCAATGAGATCATTCAAAAAGCCATCTACCTACTACCGTCAGATGAAGCATTGAATGTACGAGCGGGCTATATCAATCTGAAACGGGGCCGCTACAAACAGGCCGCCAGACACTTTGAACGGGCTCTTTGGGCACAACCGAGAAATCCCGCCTATCTGACCGGCTGGGCCGATGCACAAATGTGGATGGGAAATTATACCGATGCAGAAGCGGCATTAGATAAGGCATTGTCGAGAAGTCATTATTTCGCAGCCTCCTATCATCAAACCGTTCTGTATATCATGATGAACGAGACAGATAAAACCAGCTGGGATAGCTGGTCAAACGCGCAGCTGATTCAAATACAGGACTATATTCACTGGCTCATCGACAATAAACCCGCCATCGACTCGCTGATGTCCGAGACCCAGTTTTCTCAATGCATCAAAGAACCACTAAATATAAAAGGGGGCTGGACGGAACTGGAGGCACTGAACAATCAGTTAATCACCATGACCGAGGCCTATCGCAATCAGGACTGGACCAAAGCCATGCGCGCGGCGGCACAACTCATCCGCAGTCGATTCAACAACATCTGGCCCTACATGATACTGGCCGAAGCCAGTTTCAATGAAGGAAATATCAAACGCTCGACCATTGTACTGCAAGCCGCCCGAAAACATTTTCCCACATCCTACCAAGTCTGGTTTAACAGTGCCTTATTTGCCCTAAAGACAGAAGACTACGAGGGCGCATCCATTCATCTACGCAACGCGCTGCGTCTGGAACCAGGCAAAGGTGATGCCATGTTTGCGCTGTGCTGTGCCTATGCCGGGATGGGACAGGATCAGGCTGCCTGGCCGCTGATTCGTCAGCTGGCCGTGAACCAGCCCAAAGAATTAATCCGCTGGCTTGAAGGAAATGAACCCTATCTGACCATCATCAAATCGCGTCCGTGGTTCCGAAATATTTCCTTTTTAATCAAACAGGATAACTGA
- a CDS encoding HAD family phosphatase: MDLQAVIFDFDGVIADTEPLHFEAFRRLAAMHHVHFNWQEYLDELVGFDDRDLFSHAFQRRGVACTDNMLQSLVDEKAQSFLQLVDEMDVQPYPGVISLIRSIHGHVPLGLCSGALASDVAAVFHKFELDGYFEIQSTADHVHVSKPDPAPYLDALSKLSDMHPERHLNASQCVAFEDTNSGITSAKRAGLHVIGIANTLPPETLWTAGADAVIESCTTLSYTKLEELIRPW; this comes from the coding sequence ATGGATTTACAAGCTGTTATATTTGATTTTGATGGTGTCATTGCCGACACCGAACCATTGCATTTTGAGGCATTCCGACGGTTGGCGGCCATGCATCATGTGCATTTTAACTGGCAGGAATACCTGGACGAACTAGTGGGCTTCGATGACCGGGATTTATTTAGCCACGCTTTCCAACGGCGCGGGGTCGCATGTACGGACAACATGCTGCAGTCACTGGTAGATGAGAAAGCGCAATCCTTTTTACAGCTGGTCGACGAAATGGACGTGCAGCCATACCCTGGCGTCATTAGTTTAATTCGCAGCATTCATGGGCATGTTCCACTGGGACTGTGCTCCGGCGCACTGGCAAGTGATGTGGCGGCCGTTTTTCACAAATTCGAACTGGATGGCTATTTTGAGATTCAATCGACTGCTGACCATGTACACGTCAGCAAACCCGACCCGGCCCCCTATCTGGACGCCCTGTCAAAACTGTCCGACATGCATCCGGAACGTCATCTAAATGCCTCGCAGTGCGTTGCATTCGAAGACACGAACAGCGGCATCACCTCGGCCAAACGTGCCGGGCTGCATGTCATCGGCATCGCCAACACATTGCCTCCGGAAACCTTATGGACAGCGGGGGCGGATGCCGTTATTGAAAGCTGTACCACGTTATCCTATACAAAACTGGAGGAGCTCATCCGACCATGGTAA
- a CDS encoding UTP--glucose-1-phosphate uridylyltransferase, whose product MNGYEQALIDKMKRDGAADLAIRTFQYHLCAVDRNQKVAIGEKDIEPVDSLPRMSELSIPDKDECRQLLRQAVVIKLNGGLGTSMGLTRAKSSMQVKDGQSFLDIIIGQILDLRNTYEVDVPLIFMNSFSTEADTRAITERYPSLPLSAFPLFIQQNRVPKIERESLMPVIHTIHPDYEWCPPGHGDIYTVLQTSGVLEKLIAAGKRYVFLSNADNLGATLELTVLHWMANQGKPFIMETTRRTLADRKGGHLALRRDGRFVLRESAQCPENETDLFQDINRYKYFNTNNLWMDIDAVRSTLESHKQIMPLPLIVNRKTVNPTDSTSTPVYQLETACGAAIECFDGAAALDVPRTRFVPVKTTNDLLALRSDRFEVRNHVVVESDTCRGQTITIDLDKQYYSQMADFEARFAKGIPSLMHCTSLTVNGDVYFGSRVVLKGDVTISGSDSPVIIPDAAVIGKE is encoded by the coding sequence ATGAACGGATACGAACAAGCTCTTATCGATAAAATGAAACGTGATGGTGCCGCAGATTTGGCCATTCGTACCTTTCAGTATCATCTGTGCGCTGTTGACCGTAATCAGAAGGTTGCCATAGGTGAAAAAGACATCGAGCCCGTTGATTCTCTTCCTCGTATGAGTGAGTTGTCTATTCCTGATAAGGACGAGTGCCGGCAGCTACTCCGCCAGGCCGTGGTTATTAAATTGAACGGGGGATTGGGCACCAGTATGGGATTAACCCGCGCTAAATCCTCCATGCAGGTAAAAGATGGACAATCATTTCTGGATATTATTATCGGGCAGATCCTTGATTTGCGTAATACGTACGAAGTCGATGTTCCGCTGATCTTTATGAATAGCTTTTCCACCGAGGCCGATACCCGTGCTATTACGGAACGCTATCCGTCATTACCGCTGTCCGCATTCCCGTTGTTCATACAGCAGAACCGCGTGCCAAAAATTGAACGTGAATCACTTATGCCGGTTATCCATACGATCCACCCCGATTACGAATGGTGCCCTCCCGGACATGGGGATATCTATACGGTGTTACAGACCTCCGGTGTGCTGGAAAAACTGATCGCAGCGGGAAAACGCTATGTCTTTCTGTCTAATGCCGATAATTTGGGGGCGACACTGGAGCTTACTGTTCTGCACTGGATGGCGAATCAAGGTAAGCCGTTCATCATGGAAACAACCCGCCGAACCCTTGCCGATCGTAAGGGCGGTCATCTGGCACTGCGGCGCGATGGGCGATTTGTTCTACGGGAATCGGCACAGTGCCCGGAGAATGAAACGGATTTATTTCAAGATATAAATCGGTATAAATATTTTAATACAAACAATCTGTGGATGGATATAGATGCTGTTCGTTCCACACTGGAATCGCATAAACAAATCATGCCGCTCCCTCTGATTGTAAATCGAAAAACCGTCAATCCCACGGATTCTACCAGTACACCGGTCTATCAGCTGGAAACGGCCTGCGGTGCAGCCATCGAATGCTTTGATGGAGCCGCAGCACTGGATGTCCCGCGAACGCGATTTGTACCGGTGAAAACCACGAACGATCTTTTGGCACTGCGCTCTGATCGCTTTGAAGTCCGTAATCATGTCGTAGTGGAATCTGATACATGTCGCGGCCAAACCATCACCATTGATCTGGACAAACAGTATTATTCGCAAATGGCTGACTTTGAAGCACGCTTTGCGAAGGGTATCCCGTCATTGATGCATTGCACGTCCCTGACCGTAAATGGCGATGTCTATTTTGGTTCCCGTGTCGTTCTCAAGGGTGATGTGACCATCTCTGGCAGCGACAGCCCTGTCATTATTCCTGATGCGGCCGTTATCGGCAAAGAATAA
- a CDS encoding transposase has product MRQKRIKRDHLAYYHCMSRIVGREMLLGIREKEHMRRLIRRVEGFTGVHVLTYAVMTNHIHLLLEEPERDAVQSITDDELIHRMKCLYNEGEMDEIQLRWAEWKLMGLVELIKEDKGRYLARMHDISEFMKQVKQRFSCWYNRNHGRYGTLWDHRFKSVLVEDGLALRTMAAYIEMNPVRAGMVDDPKEYRFCGLGEAMGGVTAARKGIMTLASGVKRLDNAVRAMENVDEWSAASIIYWERILMYEEVRRNPHFALLDRDMIPDKLKRRMKITDFERLQCRSRYFCDGQVLGSKEFVEDFFTQNMAYFGPNRKTGARKMRGGWGSMYTLRDLGNWC; this is encoded by the coding sequence ATGAGACAGAAACGAATCAAACGAGATCATCTTGCCTATTACCATTGCATGTCGCGTATTGTTGGCCGCGAAATGTTGCTTGGCATACGTGAAAAAGAGCACATGCGCCGCCTGATCCGGCGGGTTGAAGGATTTACGGGTGTACACGTTTTAACCTATGCGGTAATGACCAATCATATTCATCTGTTGCTAGAGGAACCTGAACGCGATGCGGTGCAGTCTATCACTGATGATGAGCTTATTCACCGAATGAAATGTCTTTATAATGAAGGAGAAATGGATGAAATCCAATTGAGGTGGGCAGAATGGAAATTGATGGGACTGGTAGAACTAATAAAAGAAGATAAGGGACGCTACCTGGCTCGAATGCATGATATCAGTGAGTTTATGAAGCAGGTGAAACAGCGATTTTCGTGCTGGTATAACCGGAATCACGGGCGATATGGAACGCTGTGGGACCATCGTTTTAAGAGTGTACTGGTGGAGGATGGGTTGGCTTTACGTACCATGGCGGCATACATTGAGATGAATCCTGTGCGTGCGGGGATGGTGGATGATCCGAAGGAATACCGCTTTTGCGGATTAGGTGAAGCGATGGGCGGTGTGACTGCTGCAAGGAAAGGAATCATGACATTAGCTTCGGGGGTAAAACGGCTGGATAACGCAGTGCGAGCGATGGAGAACGTGGATGAATGGAGTGCCGCATCAATAATCTACTGGGAGCGGATTTTAATGTATGAAGAAGTACGCAGGAATCCACATTTTGCATTGCTGGATCGTGATATGATTCCGGATAAACTTAAACGACGGATGAAGATAACGGATTTTGAACGCTTGCAGTGTCGGAGCCGCTATTTTTGTGATGGTCAGGTGCTGGGCTCGAAGGAGTTTGTGGAAGACTTTTTTACGCAAAACATGGCGTATTTTGGGCCGAATAGAAAAACGGGGGCGCGCAAAATGCGCGGCGGTTGGGGCAGCATGTACACCCTTCGTGATTTGGGAAACTGGTGCTGA
- the rfbB gene encoding dTDP-glucose 4,6-dehydratase — protein sequence MGVALRILVTGGAGFIGSAVCRHLILNTDCYVMNVDKLTYAGNLDSLKILEPNERYQFAQMDICNAEGLAQLMREFKPDAIMHLAAESHVDRSIDGPGTFIQTNIVGTYIMLEAARTYCNSLSPEKQAAFRFLHISTDEVYGSLGAEGYFTEDTAYDPRSPYSASKASSDHLVMAWFHTYGLPVLITNCSNNYGPYHFPEKLIPLVILNALDQKPLPIYGKGDNIRDWLYVEDHARALCLVVQQGVPGQTYNVGGNNERTNLQVVETICDVLDDLVPRDASYRELITFVTDRPGHDMRYAIDATKLKTELHWLPEENFDSGIRKTVQWYLDNKAWWEPIRAKQYAGERLGRG from the coding sequence ATGGGTGTTGCATTACGCATTTTAGTCACTGGGGGAGCAGGGTTTATCGGGTCGGCGGTGTGTCGGCATCTCATATTGAATACAGACTGTTACGTTATGAACGTGGACAAGCTGACCTATGCGGGAAATCTGGATTCGCTGAAAATACTGGAACCCAATGAACGTTATCAGTTCGCACAGATGGATATCTGCAATGCAGAAGGACTGGCGCAGTTGATGAGGGAATTCAAACCCGATGCCATTATGCATCTGGCGGCGGAATCCCACGTTGACCGTTCGATTGACGGCCCGGGCACCTTTATCCAGACCAATATTGTCGGCACTTACATCATGCTGGAGGCGGCGAGAACCTATTGTAACAGCTTATCGCCCGAAAAGCAGGCGGCCTTTCGTTTTTTACATATATCGACGGATGAGGTGTATGGAAGTCTGGGTGCGGAAGGATATTTCACCGAAGATACAGCCTATGATCCCCGTTCGCCCTATTCCGCCAGCAAAGCATCGTCTGATCATCTGGTGATGGCCTGGTTTCATACCTACGGATTACCGGTGCTGATAACGAACTGTTCCAATAATTACGGGCCATACCATTTTCCGGAAAAACTAATTCCTCTGGTCATTCTGAATGCATTGGATCAGAAACCGCTGCCCATCTATGGTAAGGGAGATAATATTCGTGACTGGCTCTATGTAGAAGACCATGCCAGGGCGCTGTGTCTGGTGGTGCAGCAGGGTGTTCCGGGGCAGACGTATAATGTAGGCGGCAATAACGAACGCACCAATTTACAGGTGGTGGAGACGATCTGTGATGTATTGGATGATCTGGTTCCGCGCGATGCTTCTTACCGGGAACTGATCACCTTTGTGACGGATCGTCCCGGACACGACATGCGTTATGCCATTGATGCCACCAAGCTGAAGACCGAGCTGCATTGGCTGCCGGAGGAGAATTTCGACAGCGGCATCCGCAAGACGGTACAATGGTATCTGGATAATAAAGCATGGTGGGAACCCATTCGTGC